Part of the Caldisericia bacterium genome is shown below.
ACCAATTGAGGAATTCTTAAAACTTCAAGGAAGATTCAAGCACCTCTTTACTCAAGAAAATAGACATGTAATTGAGGAGATGCAAAAAAGGATTGATGAAGATTTCGAAAATCTTTTGAAACTTGAAAAAGTAACCCACGAAGAAGGAGTAAGAATATAATTTAAATTTTTGCCCCAGAGAATTCTCTGGGGCTTTTATTTTTAAAGGAAAGAAAAATGAAAAAAATTCCACTTCACTCTTTTCATGAAAAACATAATGCTAAATTTATTGAGTTTGCAGGTTTTATAATGCCTCTTTATTATACATCAATTAAAGATGAACATATGTCTGTAAGAGAGAGAGTCGGGGTTTTTGATGTATCACATATGGGAGAAATTAGAATTAAAGGAAAAAATGCTAAAAAATTTGCAGATTACATTTTAACAAATGACATATTAAACACAAATTATAAAGATGTAAAATATACTGTTATGTTGAATGAAAATGGTGGAATTGTTGATGATCTTTTTTCTTATACTTTTTCAGATGAAGAGATTCTTTTAGTTGTAAATGCTGCGAATATTGAAAAAGATTTTTATCATTTAAAAAAATATTTATGGAGTGGTCTTGAATTGATAAATGAGTCAGAAAATACAATAGAATTTGCAGTTCAAGGGCCAAAAGCAGAAGATTTTCTTCAAAATTTTACTTCATATGATTTAAAAGATATAAAATATTTTAAATTTGACTTTATTGAAATTTTTGGTGAAAAATTACTAATTTCACGAACTGGTTATACTGGAGAAGATGGATTTGAAATATATATGAATAAAGAGAGCGGAGAAAAAGCGTTAACTCAAATTTTAGAGAAAGGTAAAGATTATGATATAAGATTATGTGGTCTTGGTGCAAGAGATACTTTGAGATTTGAGGTATGTTATTGGCTTTATGGAAATGATATTGATGAAAGTATAAACCCAATTGAGTCTGGTCAAAAATTTTTAGTTAATATGAACAAAGAGAATTTTATTGGTAAAAACGCATTAGAGAAAATTTTGAAGGAGGGTATTAAAAGAAAATTTGTTGGTATTGAAGTCAATGGTGGTATTGCAAGACATTCATATAAAATTTTTGATAGAAATTTAAATGAAATCGGTTTTATAACAAGTGGTAATTTTTCTTTTGTTTTAAATAAATCACTTGCATTGGGTTATATAAATCTTCCTCATGGTGAAATAGGTGAGGAGATAATTATTTCAGATGGAAAAAGAAACCTTTATGGTAAAATAATTAAGAAACCATTTATAAAGCCGAGAGTAAAAAAGGAGGGTTAAAGATGAGTAAAGTGTTAGAAAATTTATATTACCAAGCAACAGATGAATGGTTAAAAGTAGAGGGGGATATTGGAATCGTTGGAATTACAGATTATGCTCAAGATAAACTTGGTGATATAGTATATTTAGAAGAAGCAAGTTTGGGAAGAAAAGTAAAAAAGGGAGAAGCAATTATTTCAATTGAATCAGTAAAGGCTGCAGCAGAAATTCATTCTCCTATTTCAGGAGAAATAATTGAAGTAAATAAAGAAGCAGTAAATAATCCACAAATTATAAATGAAGATCCATATGGAAAGGGGTGGTTATTTAAAATTAAAATCGAAAATATGGATGAACTTAAAGATTTAATGGATGCAAAAGGATATTCTGAGTATAGGAAAGAATAAATGAAATTTATACCTCATACTGAGAAAGATATTGAAGAGATGCTTCATGAAATTGGAATATCCTCAATTGATGAACTTTTTGAGGATATTCCAGAAGAAATAAAATTAAAAAGAGACCTTAATTTACCTCCACCTCTTAATGAATTAGAACTAAAAAATGAGATTGATGAGATTTTATCATTAAATTTAAAATTAAAAAGAATATTTCTTGGTGGAGGAGCATATTTTCATTTTATACCAGCAACTGTAAATTATGTTTTATCTCGAGGTGAATTTTATACATCTTACACTCCATATCAACCAGAACTCTCTCAAGGAATTCTTCAAGCATTATTTGAGTTTCAATCAATTCTTTCAGATTTAACTCATGCAGATGTTACAAATAGTTCAATGTATGATGGTGCAACATCCCTTGTTGAAGCAATTTTTATGGCTGAAAGAATAAAAAAGAGAGGCAAAGTTCTAGTTTCCAGAAGTTTAAATCCAGAATATAATGAAGTTTTAAAAACCTACCTTCCTCCAAGAGAAATAACCCTTGATTACATTGATTTTAATGAAAATGGTGAGGTTCCACTTGAAAAGTTAAAGGAAAAGGTAAAAGAAGGATACTCATCTTTTGTTATTCAAAGTCCAAACTATTTTGGAATTATTGAAAACTTAAAAGAAATTGGAAAAATTTTAAAAGAGAGCGACACACTTTTTATATTAACTATTACTGAGGGAATATCACTGGGCATCTTAAAGCCTCCTTTTGATTTTGGTGTTGATATTCTTGCAATGGAAGGTCAATCTTTTGGTATACCTCTATCTTTTGGTGGTCCATATCTGGGAATTTTACAGACCAAAAAAGAATACATTAGAGAAATTCCAGGAAGAATTATTGGAGAAACAAAAGATAGAAATGGAAAAAGAGCATATGTTATGACTTTAAGGGCAAGAGAACAAGATATAAAAAGAGATAAAGCAACCTCAAATATTTGTACTAATAACTCTTTAAATGCGCTTGCTGCTTTAGTTTATCTTTCAACACTTGGGCCATCTGGTTTTAAAAAGGTTGCTGAGATAAATTATAAAAAGGCACATTATCTAGCAAAAAGACTTATTGATGAAGGTTTTGAACTTAAATTCAAAAATTTGAAATTCTTTAATGAGTTTGTTTTAAAACTTAATATAGAACCTATTAGATTAAAAGAAAAACTCTCACTTGTCGGAATAGAAGGAGGGATTCCTCTAAGATATTTTGGTTTAGATGATTCATATCTTTTTACTGTGACTGAAATGAATTCAAGAGAAGATATTGAACTTCTTGTTTGTGCTTTAAAGGAGGGGTAATGAAAACCTTAAAAGAACTTTCAAAAAAAGGAAGTAATAAATTTGAGATAGAAGACGATTTAGCCTTTTTTGAAGTTGAAAAATTAAATGAAGATTATTTAAGAGAGGAGGTTGAAATACCCGATGTTTCTGAAGTTACTTTGATAAGGCACTTCATAAATCTCTCAAAATTAAATTATGGTGTTGACTTAAATTTTTACCCACTTGGTTCCTGTACAATGAAATATAATCCAAAGATAAATGAAGAAGTTGCAAAAAAGGAAGATTTCCTTTATCTTCATCCCCTTTTATCAATTGAATATGTTCAAGGTACTCTTAAGATTTTATGGGAATTACAAGAATTTTTAAAAGAAATTACTGGAATGGATGCTTTTACACTTCAACCAGCAGCAGGTGCTCATGGTGAGTATACAGGTCTTAGAATTATGTGGGAGTACTTTAAAGATAAAGGAGAGAGAAGAAAAAAGGTAATTCTTCCAGATTCTGCTCACGGAACAAATCCAGCATCTTCTTCTATGTTAGGGCTTGAAGTTGTTGAGATTGAATCGAAAGATGGAATGGTGGATCCAGAAAAATTAAAAGAAGTTGTCGACGAAAATACTTTTGCTTTAATGTTAACAAATCCAAACACTCTTGGATTTTTTGAAAAAGATATTTTAAAGATAAGTGAAATATTAAAAAGCAAGGGTGCTCTTCTTTATTATGATGGTGCAAATTTAAATGGTTTTATTGGTATCGCTCGACCAGGAGATATGGGATTTGATTGTGTACATTTAAATTTGCATAAAACTTTCTCCACTCCTCATGGTGGTGGAGGACCTGGAAGTGGTCCAGTTGGAGTTAAAGAGTTTTTGGCAAAATATTTACCATTTCCAGTTATTGAAAAGAATGAAGATGATTTCTTTTATTTTTCAAAACCTGAAAGAACTATTGGAAAGGTAAGAAGTTTCTTTGGAAATTTCACTGTTTTGTTAAAAGGCTATTTATATATTAGAGAACTTGGAAGTGAAGGATTGAAGGAAGTAGCAAAACTTTCTGTTTTAAATGCAAATTATATAAAGGAGAAACTTAAAAAATATTATCCATCACCATTTGATAGAGTTGTTAAACATGAGTGTGTTCTTTCTGGAAAAATATACAAGGAGTATGGAGTAAAGACTCTTGATATTGCTAAAAGATTAATGGATTATGGTTTTCATCCCCCAACAATTTATTTTCCTCATATTGTTGATGAAGCACTTATGATTGAACCAACCGAAACAGAAAGTAAAGAGACATTAGATGAATTTATAGAAGCAATGATTAAAATAAGTGAAGAAATAAAGACAAACCCTACTCTAGTTAAAAATGCCCCTCATACAACATACATATCAAGACCAGATGAAGTGAGGGCAGTAAAGGAACTCAAGGTTAAGTGGTAGAAGAGAGAATTAAATTTTTTTATCCAATAAAAACTTTACCTGTTTCTTTAACAGGGCCTTTTTGCTCTTTAAATTGTGCTCATTGCAACGCACATTATCTTAAAGGCATGAAAACAAAAGAAGAGTCTTTAAAATATCTTGATAGCGACGAATATACTTCATTTTTAATTTCTGGTGGTTTTGATGAAAATGGTAAATTAGATATATTTTCAAACATAGATTACATTAAAAGAGTAAAAGAGAGTGGAAAAAAGATAGTTCTTCACCCAGGTTTTATATCAAAAGAAGAAATTGACCTATTAAAAGGTTATGTGGATGTAATATCTTTTGATTTTATCTATGATGATGAAACAATAAAAGAGATTTATCATCTTGATTTTAAAAAAGAAGATTTTAGAAACCAGTACTTACTTTTAAGAAGAAATATTAAAACAGTACCACATATAATTGTTGGCCTTTATAAAGGTAAAATTAAAGGAGAGTATGAAGCGATTGATGTTCTGGCAGAATTAAAGCCAAATTTAATTATTTTTCTTGTGCTAATTCCAACAAAAGGCACAAATTTTGAAAATATTTCTATACCAGATGTTAGTGAAATAAAAGAACTATTTATTAGATCAAAAAGAAAATTAAGATTAACTAAATTTTATCTTGGTTGCATGGTTCCAAAAGGTGAAATAAAAGATGAAATTGAGATTGCTGCTTTTGAAAGTGGTTTTATAGGTTTTGTTAATCCACAAGATAAACTTAAAAATTTAATAAAAGATCCAGAAATTTATTATGAATGTGATGCCCTCTACTATTAGAGTTTCTATTGCAAGTGCTTCAATTTTAGGTTTTAAAAATTTAAAATATGATTTTGAAATAAAAACAATTTACCTTCTTGTAAAAGGAAAATGTTTAAGAGACTGTAAATATTGCACTCAAGCAAAAAGTTCAAAAGCAAATGAAAAATTTTTATCTAGAGTTATCTGGCCAGAATATGATTTAAATGAAGTGATAAACAGAATTTTAGAAAAAAAGGAATTTATTGAAAGAATTTGCCTGCAAACAGTAAATAATAGATATACAAAGGATGTAATTTTCGAAATTCTGAAAAATTTAGGAAAAGAAATAAAAATTTCAATTTCTATAAACACAAATAGCCTCTCTTTTTTAAAGGAGATATTCAATTTAAATGCTGATAGAGTTGGATTTCCTATCGATGTTGCAAATGAAAAACTATATAAGAAGTTAAGGGGAGGAGATTTTAATAAAAAATTAAAATTTATTTTAAAAGCAGGCCACTATTTTGAAAATAAAATTTCAACTCATATTATTGTTGGACTTGGAGAAAGCGATAAAGATATTTTATCACTATATAAAACTTTTATTGACAATAAAATAACAGTTGCAATTTTTTCTTTTACTCCAGTTGAAGGAACTTCATTAGAAAATAGACCTCCTCCATCTTTAGTTAGATATAGAAAAATCCAAATTGCGACAAAATTAATAGAGAATGGGTATGATAATTCTTGCTTTGAATTTGATGAAGATGGTAATATAAAAAGATTACCCGATATTTCTTTTGAATTATTTAAAAAATTAAATCCATTTACAACCAGGGGATGTCCGTATTGTACAAGACCATTTTATAATGAGAGGCCAAAGGGAGATCTATACAATTACCCATTTCAATTAAGCGAAGAAGATTTTGAGAAAGAGTTTGAATTTTTAAAGAAAAACTCTATTATATGAGTTTTAGACTAAAGATTTTAAAGTTTAAAAAATTAAACCCATATTTAAATATGGCAATTGATGAAGCAAATCTTATTTTTGGTGATAGAGATGAAATTATTTTAAGATTTTTTGGATGGATTCCAGCATCTGTTTCAATTGGGACATTTCAAAAAATTCAAGAAATAAATATTGAATATTTAAAAGAGAATAATATTCCTTTTGTTAGAAGACCAACAGGTGGAAAAGGGGTTTATCACGAACATGAATTGACATATTCGATTATTATTCCACATAAACATACACTTTTTGAACTTGACACAATTGAATCGTATAAGGAGATTTCAAAAATTTTTATCAACTCGTTAAAAGAATTTGGAATTAATGCAGAGTTAACCAAAAAAAGTGGTAATGAAAAAGGATTTTGTTTTTCATCTCAAAACTATTATGAAGTATCAGTTAATGGTAAAAAATTGATTGGTTCAGCACAAAGAAGAAAAAAAGAGGGAATCCTTCAACAGGGTTCAATACCCCTTGAAATAAATTATGAAAAAGTAAAGAAGATATTTTATTTGGATGATACAAGTAGTTTTATCTCTTTAAAAGAATTAAATAAAAATGTTGAGATTGAGAAACTACAAGAAGTTTTAATTAAAAATTTCATAAATTATTTTTCTACTCCTTATGAAATAAAAGAACACTCTAAAGATGAAATTAAAAAATGCGAGGATCTTTTAAATAATAAATATTCTTTGGATTCTTGGAATTATAAAGGTATTTATTAAAATGGAACCTCTTCACCACCTTCATCTTCTCTATATTCAATTTCCGTAAATTTAGCATAATTTTTTAAGAATTTTAATTTAAGTTTTCCAAGCGGACCATTTCTGTTTTTTGCAACAATCAACTCAACAATCGATTGCTCTTTTGAAATATCATCATCTTCTTTATTTAGAAACATAACAACATCTGCATCTTGTTCTATTGATCCACTCTCTCTTAAATCTGAAAGCAAGGGTCGTTTATTTTCTCTTTTTTCTATTGCTCTTGAAAGTTGTGAAATAACCAGAACTGGAATTTCAAGTTCTCTTGCTAATTTTTTTAAACTTCTCGTTAATTCTGATATCTCTTGAACTCTATTCTCAACTTTTGTTTTAAGATGCATGAGTTGTAAATAATCGATAACAATCATTCCTAAATTATGTTGATTTTTTAACCTTCTTGCCTTTGTTCTTATTTCAAGAATAGAAATATCAGATGAATCATCAATATAAATTGGTGCATCATAAAGTGGTCCATATGCTCTTCCAAGTTTTACCCAATCTTCATCTGATAGCATACTTATTTTTAATTTATGAAAGTTTACATTTGCAGTAGATTCTAAAATTCTTTCAACAATTTGCTCTTTTGACATTTCAAGAGAAAAAATAGCAACTGGAATTCTCTCTTTAAGAGCGATGTTAACTGATATATTAAGTGAAAGAGATGTTTTTCCAAGAGATGGTCTTGCTGCAAGAATTATAAGATCATTTTTATGAAATCCTCCAAGAATTTCATCAAGTTTTTTGAAATGTGTTGGAATTCCTGGAAGACCTTTTTTCTCTTTATAAAGAGACTCAATTCTATCAAATGATTCTTTTAATAGTTCTTTTAATGGATAAAATGGTGTTGTCATTCTTCTTTTAGCAATATTAAATAAAAGTTCTTGGCTTTTATCAAGAATGGTTCCACTGTCTTCTTCTGCTTCAAATGCTAAATTTATAATATCAATTCCTGCCTTAATTATTTCCCTTAAGACTGCTTTTTCTTCAACAATTTTTGCATAGATGTCAATATTTAATGCAGTTGGAGTTATGTTTGTAAGAGTTGCAAGGTAACTAAATCCACCAACTTCCTCAAGTTTTCCTTTCTTTTTTAGTTCTTCTGAAAGGGTAAGAAGATCAATGGGTTCATTTCTTTCAAAAAGTTCAATCATAGTTGCATAAATGATTTGATGAGAAGTTCTATAGAAGTGTTCTGGCTGTAAAAAATCAATTACCTTATAAATTGCCTCATTATCAATTAATATTGATCCTAAAGTTGCTTGTTCTGCTTCTATACTATGTGGAGGAACCCTCCCAAAGATTTCTTCGTTCATTCTTCCTGCACAAAGAGTTTTAATGTTGCAACAATATTTTTATATAATTTAACTTTTATCTCATAATATCCAATATTTTTAATAGGTTCTTCAATTTCAATTTTCTTTTTATCAATTGAAACACCAATTTTCTTTTTAATTAATTCTGAAATTTCATCACTTGTAATTGAACCATATAGTTTTCCCTTGATTCCTGCTCTTCTTTTTATGTTGAAAACCTCTTTTTCAATTTTTTCTTTTATTGTCTTTGCCCTCTCTTCCTCTTTCGTCTCTTTATTTTCCTTTATTTTCATTTTATTAATATAATCTTTCTCTTCTCCCTCACTCAGTTTTTTTGCAAGACCAAATTTCTCAAGATAATTTGAATAAAAACCAAAGGAGACATCTAAGATGTCTCCTTTTTTTCCTAGATTTTGGATATCTTTTAAAAGTAGAACTTTAACTTTTTTCATTCATTAATAAACAACATATGGAAGAAGAGCCATTTCTCTTGCTCTTTTTATTGCCCTTGCAAGTTGTCTTTGATGTTTAGCACATGTTCCAGTATTTCTTCTTGGTAAAATTTTTCCTCTTGGAGTCATAAATTTTCTTAAGAGTTCATAATCTTTATAATCAATTTCTTTGATTCTATTTTTACAAAAATAACAAACCTTTTTACCAGGTTTAAATCTTCTTATTCCTTCTTTTGCCATAAAAACTTACCTCCTAATATTAATCAATTGGTATCTCTTCATCAACCTCAATTTCACTCTCTTCACTAACTTCCTCACTTTCAGGTTTCTTTGATAAAAATTTAATATTATCAGCAATTACTTCTATTGCTTGCTTTCTAATTCCATCTGCTGTTTCATAATCTCTTATTCTCAATTTTCCCTCAACAAGAACTAAAGACCCTTTTCTTAAATATTCACTTACATTTTTTGCAAGGTTTCCTTTTGATCCCCAACAAATTACATTTATAAATAGTGTTTCTTCTTGCATTTCTCCATTTTTATCTTTATATTTTCTTCCAGAAGCTAATCTAAAAGTTGAAACCATTGTTCCAGAAGGAGTATACTTTGTTTCAGGATCCTTTGTTAATCTTCCAACAAGAATTATTCTATTATACATTCACCTTCTCCTCTTGCCTTATAATCATAAAACGTAGAATGTTTGTGTTAAGTTTCAATGTTTGTTTAAACTCCTTTAACTCATTTTGAGGGATTCGGAAATAATAAATTGTATAGACTCCCTCAGTTAATTTTTCAATTGGATATGCAAATTTTTTTCTTCCCCAAGGAATAGTGTTTAAAAATTCACCGCCTTTATTTAATACATAACTTTTAACTTTTTCCTCCTCATTTTTTAAATCTTCATCACTAAGATTTGGTTTGTAAATCACCATCATCTCGTACTTTCTCATCATTACCTCCTTTGGCGTTACCGCTTTGCTCTTCTTGAGGCAAAGCAGGAGTTTCTTTCATCTCTTCTTTTGTTTCTTCTTTTTTCTCTTTTTCTACTCTTTCTACTTTACCAGAAACTTTTCTCTCTTTCAAGTAAGATAAAATTTTATAGATTGGATAAGATGTAAGTGTTGTTATTGATACAATAAAGATTAAATAGATTAAAAATGGAGGAAGAAGAGGAATAGGGTTTTCAAACATAGAAAAAAGATCGCCCTTAAATTCAAAGAAAAAAAGATTAAAAAATGTGTAGGATGCTCCAAAGAAAACTCCTGATGTTACTGCTAAACTTACATTAATAGAAATTAAACCAAGAATGAATGAGGCAAGTGGAAGAATATAAATTGAGTATGAAAAATAATAGTAATTTAAGAAAAAACCCAAAAATAAAGAAATAAGAAGTATTAAAGAGATAAAAGGATTTTCAATTTTTTGAGTTTTCTTCTCTTTTACAATTGAAAAAAGAAAAGATATAATTGAAAAAATAAGTGGTGTAAGTAGAATATTTAAATTTTCATAATTTAATGGAGGAGCAATTTTTTCTTTTAATAAAATTTTAGGAACTTCATTAACATAAATTTCTGTTATCTCAGTAAGATATTTTGAAAAAAGTGAAAAAATTCCTATTACTAATCCAAAAATAGGGTTTTTAACATAAAAACTTAAAATAACAAGAATCAAAATATAAGATAAAAAAATAAGAGGTAAAAGAGATGTAAATGAAGGAAGATAAAAATATTTATCAATTGAATTTTTTAACAAAGAGAAAATTATACCAAAAATTATTGATAAAGTTATACCATTAATTAATCTTTTCATAATTTTACTCCAAATTTTTTTAAAATTTTACTTATTAATTTAATCTCCTTTTTATCTCCCAAAGAAGCAGAGTAAGAGAGGTATATTGCAAAAATAATTATAAAAAATCCTACAAAGATATATACAAATTTCCAAAGATAAAAAAATATTTGATTTAAAAGATAAAAAGATGAAGATATAGAATAGAGATATTTAAAAAGAAAAGAAAAAATGATCCAAAGAGGAAGAGTAATTAACCAGTAACCAATTGATTGTTTTGCATGGAATCTTAAAAATTCATCTCTATCCATTTCAGAAACAATAATAAAAATTCCAATTATTCCTAATGTTAAATATGAAAGAGATGCTAAAAAATATTCAGTCTCTTTTTCGAATCCACTATTTATACCCAAGGAACTTTAACGCCTCCTCACTCTTTCTCCAGTTTTTATATATTTTTACCCATAGTTCTAAATAAACCGGTTTTCCTAAAAATTTTTCAATATCTAATCTCGCCTCAGTTCCAATTTTTTTAATTAAATTTCCCTTAAAACCAATTACAATTTTTCTTTGACTCTCCTTTTCAACATAGATGGTTGCTCTAATATAAACTTTTCCATTTTCTCTCTCTTTAAACTCTTCAACTACAACAGTTGATGAATGTGGAACCTCTTCCTCAAGATTAAACATGAGTTTCTCTTGAATTATCTCTTTAACAATATCAATTTCCATTGAATCAGTCAATATTTCTGGATCATAAAGATACTCTCCTTCTGGAAGTAAGTTAAAAATTTCATCAAGAAGTATATTAACATTTTCACCTGTTAAAGAAGAAATTGGTATTATTTTATCCATTTTATCAAAAGGTAAAAATTTTTCGAGTGTTTTTTCAACTTTATTTCTAAAAAGGTCAAGTTTATTAACAATAAGAAATTTTGGTTTTGAGTAATTTTTTATTCTATCATAAACAAGAGTATCTTCTTCGTCAAGTTCTTTTGAACCATCAACAATCCAAAGAATAATATCTCCATCATTTAAATTTTTAAGTGCTTCATTTAACATATATCTTCCAAGTTCGTGAATTGGATTATGAATTCCTGGAGAATCAATAAAAACAATTTGCCCTCTTTCTTCTGTATAAATTCCTTTAAGTCTTTTTCTTGTTGTTTGAGGTTTAGGTGACATTGGAGCAAGTTTTGTTCCTAATATAGTATTAAGCAAAGTTGATTTACCTGTATTCGGTTTTCCTGACAAAACAACTATTCCACTTTTCATAATTAAAATATAACACATTTGTAACAAATTATAAAAATCAATGTATATTAAATAGTGTGGAAATATCAGATAAAGAAATTATTGAAAAGGTTAAAAGAGGAGAAAAAGAGATGTTTACATTACTTATTGATAGATATTCTGATAAAATTTATTCATATTTTTTAAAACTTATACAAGATAGAGATGAAGCAATGAGTTTAACACAGGAGACTTTTTATAAAGTTTTTAGAGGAATAAAAAATTTTGATTTAAGTAAAGATTTTTTTCCATACTTAATTAAAATTGCAAGAAATGAAGGTATTAATTATTTAAATAAATATAAAAAAGTAGAAAAAATAGATTATAACGATGCATTAAGTTATGAAAAAAAAGAGAGTTTTGATATTAAGATTATTTTAGATGAAGCATTAAAAAAAATTCCAAAAGAAGATAGAGAAATAATTCTTCTTTTTTATATGGAAGGGTTAAGTTATGAAGAGATTGCAGAAGTTTTAAATATCTCTATTGATAATGTTAAAGTAAAGCTTCATAGATCAAAGGAGAAGTTAAGAAGGTTTTTAGAGGGAAAAGATGAGTTTTGATGAGTTTGAAGAGATTTTAAAAAATTTATCAAGCGTGGATCTCCTCTCAAAAGAAGAGAAAGAGAGAATTTTTAAGTATATTTTAAAAAAGGAGAGGAACAAAAATATAATTCTTATTTCTCTAATGTTAGTTATATCTTTTCTACTTATTTTATTAATACCATCAAAATTAAATGTTTTTGATCCAGTTTATATTTTATCTGAAAATGAAAGTATAAAAAATCTCGAACTAAATTTTGAACTTTATCTTTCAAATCCAATCTTTTTACTTCAGATATTCTATACACTTTTAATTATTTTCACTTTAACAATTATTTTTGTTTTTATTAAAATTAAATTTTTCTTTAGAGGAGGAAATGGTGAATAAAAAAATATTTTTACTTTTTATTTTAATAATTTTATTTCTTCCAGGAACCATTTTAGCACAAGGAATCATTAAAGGAAAAGGTGATATTGTTATAAAACCAAATGAAGAGATAAGAGGAGATATTAGATTAGGTGAAGGAAATGTAACTGTTTATGGAAGAGTTTTAGGAAATATCATTGTTTTAAAAGGAAATATTAATTTAAAAAGTAAATCTTTTATAAAAGGAGATGTAATAACTTATAATGGAAGAATAGAAATTGAAGAGGGCGCTATAATACTTGGAAGAAAAATTGAGTTTATTACAGAGAGAGATATAGAGGTAAATTTACCCCAAATTTTACTTTCTGGTCAAGGATTTTTGTTAAAGATTATTATTGCACTATTCAT
Proteins encoded:
- a CDS encoding biotin/lipoate A/B protein ligase family protein is translated as MSFRLKILKFKKLNPYLNMAIDEANLIFGDRDEIILRFFGWIPASVSIGTFQKIQEINIEYLKENNIPFVRRPTGGKGVYHEHELTYSIIIPHKHTLFELDTIESYKEISKIFINSLKEFGINAELTKKSGNEKGFCFSSQNYYEVSVNGKKLIGSAQRRKKEGILQQGSIPLEINYEKVKKIFYLDDTSSFISLKELNKNVEIEKLQEVLIKNFINYFSTPYEIKEHSKDEIKKCEDLLNNKYSLDSWNYKGIY
- a CDS encoding radical SAM protein — its product is MVEERIKFFYPIKTLPVSLTGPFCSLNCAHCNAHYLKGMKTKEESLKYLDSDEYTSFLISGGFDENGKLDIFSNIDYIKRVKESGKKIVLHPGFISKEEIDLLKGYVDVISFDFIYDDETIKEIYHLDFKKEDFRNQYLLLRRNIKTVPHIIVGLYKGKIKGEYEAIDVLAELKPNLIIFLVLIPTKGTNFENISIPDVSEIKELFIRSKRKLRLTKFYLGCMVPKGEIKDEIEIAAFESGFIGFVNPQDKLKNLIKDPEIYYECDALYY
- the gcvH gene encoding glycine cleavage system protein GcvH, which gives rise to MSKVLENLYYQATDEWLKVEGDIGIVGITDYAQDKLGDIVYLEEASLGRKVKKGEAIISIESVKAAAEIHSPISGEIIEVNKEAVNNPQIINEDPYGKGWLFKIKIENMDELKDLMDAKGYSEYRKE
- the gcvPA gene encoding aminomethyl-transferring glycine dehydrogenase subunit GcvPA, whose protein sequence is MKFIPHTEKDIEEMLHEIGISSIDELFEDIPEEIKLKRDLNLPPPLNELELKNEIDEILSLNLKLKRIFLGGGAYFHFIPATVNYVLSRGEFYTSYTPYQPELSQGILQALFEFQSILSDLTHADVTNSSMYDGATSLVEAIFMAERIKKRGKVLVSRSLNPEYNEVLKTYLPPREITLDYIDFNENGEVPLEKLKEKVKEGYSSFVIQSPNYFGIIENLKEIGKILKESDTLFILTITEGISLGILKPPFDFGVDILAMEGQSFGIPLSFGGPYLGILQTKKEYIREIPGRIIGETKDRNGKRAYVMTLRAREQDIKRDKATSNICTNNSLNALAALVYLSTLGPSGFKKVAEINYKKAHYLAKRLIDEGFELKFKNLKFFNEFVLKLNIEPIRLKEKLSLVGIEGGIPLRYFGLDDSYLFTVTEMNSREDIELLVCALKEG
- a CDS encoding radical SAM protein, encoding MNVMPSTIRVSIASASILGFKNLKYDFEIKTIYLLVKGKCLRDCKYCTQAKSSKANEKFLSRVIWPEYDLNEVINRILEKKEFIERICLQTVNNRYTKDVIFEILKNLGKEIKISISINTNSLSFLKEIFNLNADRVGFPIDVANEKLYKKLRGGDFNKKLKFILKAGHYFENKISTHIIVGLGESDKDILSLYKTFIDNKITVAIFSFTPVEGTSLENRPPPSLVRYRKIQIATKLIENGYDNSCFEFDEDGNIKRLPDISFELFKKLNPFTTRGCPYCTRPFYNERPKGDLYNYPFQLSEEDFEKEFEFLKKNSII
- the gcvPB gene encoding aminomethyl-transferring glycine dehydrogenase subunit GcvPB is translated as MKTLKELSKKGSNKFEIEDDLAFFEVEKLNEDYLREEVEIPDVSEVTLIRHFINLSKLNYGVDLNFYPLGSCTMKYNPKINEEVAKKEDFLYLHPLLSIEYVQGTLKILWELQEFLKEITGMDAFTLQPAAGAHGEYTGLRIMWEYFKDKGERRKKVILPDSAHGTNPASSSMLGLEVVEIESKDGMVDPEKLKEVVDENTFALMLTNPNTLGFFEKDILKISEILKSKGALLYYDGANLNGFIGIARPGDMGFDCVHLNLHKTFSTPHGGGGPGSGPVGVKEFLAKYLPFPVIEKNEDDFFYFSKPERTIGKVRSFFGNFTVLLKGYLYIRELGSEGLKEVAKLSVLNANYIKEKLKKYYPSPFDRVVKHECVLSGKIYKEYGVKTLDIAKRLMDYGFHPPTIYFPHIVDEALMIEPTETESKETLDEFIEAMIKISEEIKTNPTLVKNAPHTTYISRPDEVRAVKELKVKW
- the gcvT gene encoding glycine cleavage system aminomethyltransferase GcvT, whose product is MKKIPLHSFHEKHNAKFIEFAGFIMPLYYTSIKDEHMSVRERVGVFDVSHMGEIRIKGKNAKKFADYILTNDILNTNYKDVKYTVMLNENGGIVDDLFSYTFSDEEILLVVNAANIEKDFYHLKKYLWSGLELINESENTIEFAVQGPKAEDFLQNFTSYDLKDIKYFKFDFIEIFGEKLLISRTGYTGEDGFEIYMNKESGEKALTQILEKGKDYDIRLCGLGARDTLRFEVCYWLYGNDIDESINPIESGQKFLVNMNKENFIGKNALEKILKEGIKRKFVGIEVNGGIARHSYKIFDRNLNEIGFITSGNFSFVLNKSLALGYINLPHGEIGEEIIISDGKRNLYGKIIKKPFIKPRVKKEG